Sequence from the Salinicoccus sp. RF5 genome:
CCTCCACATAGGCATCGAGGGCATCAAGCTCTTCGAAGTATGTCTCCCTGTTGCGAAGGAACGTGTCCCTGTGTTCGGGATATGCTTCCGCCAGTGTTTCATAGACGGTGTCTGTGGCCGATTTATAGAGGTCGATGTCAAACCAGAAATGAGGGTCTGCTTCGCCTTCACCTTCAAACATCAGATTGTCTTCACTGAAGTTTCTTGTGACGGATACACCTTCATCCAGCACATCGACCATGCGGCCTTCGAAGTTGAGCCCCTGATAGAGCAGTGTATCGGCTTCAAGAATAAGCTTCAGGTCACTGGCCTTCGGCTGGTAGATGTGCGGATCTTCCCCAGCAGGAATGACCAGGGAAGTATCGAATGCATCAGTGTCTTCACTGATGACCTGGACCATATCGTAGATGAACGTGGTCGTCACGACGACATCAGGTCGGCTGTCTTCACTGCTTTCGGCTTCACTGCATCCCATGAGCAGCATCAAGGACGCAGCCAGAATGAAGAACGGCTGAATTTTCTTCATGGTATCCCTCCTGACATTTTTATTTAGGGTACCCTAAAGAATCGATTTAGTCAACCCTAAAAAGAACCGGGCTAGAATGACCGGTTCGTTAAGATCTGATTTATTTCATTTAATTGTTTAATTTCGTAGTGAGGGGAAAAAGAAAAGGGATTGGGTTTACCAAGCGGATTGTACCAGCATGTATCGATATTGCTGTTGTGCCCGCCTTTTATATCCGAGGTGAGCGAATCCCCGATGATCAATGCCCTGCTGCTGTCGAAATCCGCGATGCATGCGCCGACATGATCGAAGAACGCCTTCATCGGTTTCTGATATCCTATATCCTCACTGACGAAAACATCAGAGAAATAGGATCTCAGTCCCGAGCGGTGCAGACGTTTCTGCTGTGTCTCCTTAACTCCGTTAGTGATGATGAACAGATGGTATGTCCGGGAAAGTTCTTCCACGACTTCAAGCGCGCCATCAAAAAGGTGATGTCCATGCTCTGCAATGGCGTTTCTGTAGAGCTGATCGACCATGCTGCCGTCGACCTCCTTGCCGAGCGACTCGAAAAATCGCTCATGCCTGTAGGAGAGCACTTCATTTTTGGAAAGCTCATTGCGTTCAAGCATTTCCCAATGTACTCTATTGATTTCGCTGTAGCGTTGAAACAGTTCTGGTGTGGCCTCCATGCCAAAATGGGACAATACCTCTCGAAGTGCAGTCTGCTCGGCTCTTCCGAAGTCAAGCAACGTATCATCCAAATCGAAAAGCAATGTATGGTATCGGTCCAATTGTCATTCCTCCTGTAGGGGATGGGGGTCATTCCATCGTAAGGTTATTTAATCCCCAGTATATATGCTATAATGGAATAAAGAAATGCAAACGTTTGCATAAAAAGGAGGGACCCTTATGGAAAATCGTTCAAGCGGACTGCTTCTGCATGTGTCATCATTACCCGGGAAATATGGCATCGGTGATTTTGGAGAAAATGCCTACGCGTTCGTCGATTTCCTCTCCGTGACAGGCACGAAGTATTGGCAGATACTGCCGCTCGGCATCACGAGCTTTGGGGATTCACCGTACCAGAGCTTCTCCGCCTTTGCCGGCAATCCATACTTCATAGATTTGGACCGGCTCGTGGAAGCGGGCTGGCTGAAGCAGTCGGAGATTGTCCGTACAGACTTGGGAGAAGATGAGGAATACGTGGACTATGCGAAATTATATGAAGGGAAGATGGCATTGCTCGATAAGGCGTTTGAGCGTGCCTATCCTGAAGTAGAGAAGGAGCTGGAGGGCTTTGCGGCCGAACATGAAGATTGGCTGCCCGACTTCGCGACGTTCATGGCCATCAAGAAGGCGCATGGAAATGTCGCCTGGACGGAATGGCCAGAGCGCTACCGCCTTCGGAAAAGGGAAGTACTGGAAGCTTTTTACGAAGGGAACAGAAAGGAAATACATTTCTGGATCTTCACCCAGTATCTTTTCTTTGAACATTGGGGGGACCTGAAACGTTACGCCAACCGGAAAGGCATAAGAATCATCGGTGATATTCCGATCTATGTCGCGGCAGACAGTGCGGATGTCTGGTCGCGCCCGGACCTCTATAAGCTGAAGGAGAACTTGAAGCCGAGCGTCGTCGCAGGCGTCCCTCCTGATATGATGAGTGACACAGGACAGCTCTGGGGCAACCCGATCTACGACTGGGAGCAGATGGAGAAGGAGGGCTATCACTGGTGGATCCGCCGCGTGGAGGAAAGTTTCCGTCTTTATGATGCTGTACGCATCGACCATTTCCGCGGTTTCGAAGCATATTGGCAAGTGCCGGCTGAAGATGAGACCGCTGAGAATGGCGAATGGGTCAAAGGACCCGGCATGTCCCTCTTCAGGGCCATCAGGGAAGCGCTGGGAGACAAGGAAATCCTCGCTGAAGACCTTGGTTTCCTGACCCAGGAAGTGCGTGATCTGATTGAAGAGACGGGATATCCCGGCATGAAGGTGCTGCAGTTCGGTTTCGGTGGTGAAGATGGCTATCTTCCCCACAACTACACAAGACATACCATCGCCTATACGGGCAACCATGACACCCAAACGATGCAGGGATGGCTTGACAGTGCAGATGAAGAAGCTGTTGAAGCAGCCCGCAGCTATCTGAACCTCACCGAAGAGGAAGGGTATGTCAACGGACTGATCCGGGGCGTCTTTGCATCCTCGTCCAATCTGGCAATCATCCCTGTGCAGGATCTGCTGGGCCTTGATGACTCGTCCCGCTTCAATGTGCCATCGACCATTGGAGGCAACTGGGAATGGCGCCTGACGCAGGATGCACTGAAGAAGGAGCACAGGAAGGAACTTAAAAATCTTAATGAACGATACGGGAGGTCACTATGACATCACTACAACTCAAGGATAGGATTGAAGGCAAAGCCTATGAAAGCCACGGCCAGTCATTTTATGAACTGAATGAAAAAGAACAGTTCAATGTGGTCGGCAATGCAATTATGGAATATCTCGTTCCTGAATGGATCGAATCGAAAAGGAAGTTCGGCAAAAAGAAGCAGGCCTACTACTTGTCTGCAGAATTCCTGATGGGCCGGGCGCTGAGCAACAACCTCGTAAACCTCGGCATAGAAGGCGAAGTCAAGCAGACGCTCGAAGAAATGGGTGTCGACTATAATGCCCTGGAGGATGCGGAAGACGATGCAGGACTCGGCAATGGGGGGCTCGGCCGTCTGGCTGCGTGTTTCCTTGATTCTGGAGCGACACTCGACTATCCGCTCTCCGGCTATGGCATCCTCTACCAGTATGGAATCTTCAAGCAGAATTTTGTGAACGGATTCCAGGTTGAAGAGGCCGATCCATGGCTCGAGCACGACAATCCATGGCTGATAAAGAACAGTAACGATGCAGTAATCGTCGAATTCAGCGACAATGACAAGGTGGAGGCTGTCCCTTATGACATGCCGATCGTCGGCTACGGCGGGGACACAATCAATACACTGCGCCTATGGAAGGCGGAAGCCATCCACAAGTTCGATTTCCAGGCTTTTGATGAAGGGAAGTATATCGACTCCGTCAAGGCACAGAACGAAGCGGAGACGATTTCACGTATACTGTATCCGAATGATTCGACGAATGAAGGCAAGAAACTGAGGCTGAAGCAGCAATATTTCTTCACATCGGCATCCCTGCAGGATCTGATGGATAACTTCAAGGCGGAAGGTCATAAGAGCTTCGATGATTTCTCCAAACTGCATTCGATTCAGCTGAACGATACACACCCGGCACTCGCTATACCGGAGCTCATACGACTGCTCGAAAAGGAAGGCGTCGATTTTGAAAGGGCGTTCGACATCACACAGAAATCCATGGCGTATACAAACCATACGCTGCTTGCAGAAGCATTGGAAGTATGGGATAAGGGACTTTTCACATCAGTGCTTCCTAACCTTTATCCATATATAGAAGAAATCAATGCCCGTCTTGTGAGGGAGTTGAAGGAGTGGCAGGTCGACAAGGATGAATGGCACAACTTCCTGATCATACAGGGCAACTCCATCCACATGGCCTTCATGTCGATCTATGCAACGCGGGCAGTGAATGGTGTGGCCGCGATCCATACCGATCTGCTCAAGACGGATGTCCTGAAATCATGGCATGACATGTTCCCGGACCGGATACTCAATAAGACCAACGGTATCACACAGAGGAGATGGCTGCTCCAGTCCAACCCCCAACTGAGCGGTATGATCACCGACCTTCTTGGTTCGAAGGAGTGGGTGACATCACTCGAACAGCTGAAGGGCCTTGAACCGATGCAGGACGATGAGGCAGTGCTGGAGCGCTTCATCGACATCAAACGGGAAAAGAAACAGGAGCTTTCCGAGTACATCCAGTTCCATGAAGAAGTGGACATCGATCCGGACTCCATTTTCGACATCCAGATCAAACGCCTGCATGAATATAAACGCCAGCTGATGATGGCATTCTATATTGCAGATCTGTACAACCGCATCAAGGCGGACCCGGATGGGGAGTGGACGAAACGCACATTCATCTTTGGTGCAAAAGCGGCTCCCGGATACTACATCGCCAAAGCGATCATCAAGTACATCAATGAGCTTGCCGGCAAGGTGAATACCGATCCGGATGTGAACGGCATCATCAAGGTCGTCTTTGTCGAAAACTATGGTGTATCTTATGCTGAGAGGCTGTTCCCGGCGGCAGATGTATCTGAACAGATCTCCCTTGCAGGGAAAGAAGCTTCAGGCACAGGCAATATGAAGTTCATGTTGAATGGCGCCGTTACAGTAGGCACGATGGATGGAGCCAATGTTGAAATCGTTGAAGAGGCAGGGAAAGAGAACAACTACATCTTCGGCATGGAAGTGGATGAAGTCGTGGCAAAACGGGGCAACTATGACCCTATTGCAGCGATGAAGCGGACAGAAGGCTTGGAACAGGTGGTGGAGTCCCTCGTCGATGGTACTTTCAACGACAATAATACTGGCATGTTCCAGGATCTCTACAACAGCCTGACCGGAGAAGACCAGTACTTCATACTGGAGGATTTCGAAAGCTACCGCCAGGCTCAGAACCAGATCGCCAGTGATTTCAAGGACCAGAAAGCATTCTATAGAAAAGGTTTCATCAATATGGCCAACGCAGGCAAATTCTCTTCCGACAGGACGCTCGAAGAGTATGCAACAGAAATATGGCATGTGAGCAAGCAGCAGTAGGGAAGAAAAAGCAAAAAATAAGCCTGATCCATTTATTTGGATCAGGCTTATTTCTATTCTGCGAGCAGGACCGTTTCCTCATCCCGTGAATGGATTTCATCCACGATGATGATGGAAACGGAATAGTCGATGAGTTTCTGGAAATC
This genomic interval carries:
- a CDS encoding metal ABC transporter solute-binding protein, Zn/Mn family, which gives rise to MKKIQPFFILAASLMLLMGCSEAESSEDSRPDVVVTTTFIYDMVQVISEDTDAFDTSLVIPAGEDPHIYQPKASDLKLILEADTLLYQGLNFEGRMVDVLDEGVSVTRNFSEDNLMFEGEGEADPHFWFDIDLYKSATDTVYETLAEAYPEHRDTFLRNRETYFEELDALDAYVEDRIEEIPPSSRLVITPHDAFGYLASNYDLEVHAPQGISTDSEVSNSTIEETANLIMSRDIKAIFVETTTNPDQMRRLQEIIHSRGGAVEVVGSEGEALLSDSLAQEGDSGDTYISMFRHNIDTITEHLK
- a CDS encoding YjjG family noncanonical pyrimidine nucleotidase, whose protein sequence is MDRYHTLLFDLDDTLLDFGRAEQTALREVLSHFGMEATPELFQRYSEINRVHWEMLERNELSKNEVLSYRHERFFESLGKEVDGSMVDQLYRNAIAEHGHHLFDGALEVVEELSRTYHLFIITNGVKETQQKRLHRSGLRSYFSDVFVSEDIGYQKPMKAFFDHVGACIADFDSSRALIIGDSLTSDIKGGHNSNIDTCWYNPLGKPNPFSFSPHYEIKQLNEINQILTNRSF
- the malQ gene encoding 4-alpha-glucanotransferase; the encoded protein is MENRSSGLLLHVSSLPGKYGIGDFGENAYAFVDFLSVTGTKYWQILPLGITSFGDSPYQSFSAFAGNPYFIDLDRLVEAGWLKQSEIVRTDLGEDEEYVDYAKLYEGKMALLDKAFERAYPEVEKELEGFAAEHEDWLPDFATFMAIKKAHGNVAWTEWPERYRLRKREVLEAFYEGNRKEIHFWIFTQYLFFEHWGDLKRYANRKGIRIIGDIPIYVAADSADVWSRPDLYKLKENLKPSVVAGVPPDMMSDTGQLWGNPIYDWEQMEKEGYHWWIRRVEESFRLYDAVRIDHFRGFEAYWQVPAEDETAENGEWVKGPGMSLFRAIREALGDKEILAEDLGFLTQEVRDLIEETGYPGMKVLQFGFGGEDGYLPHNYTRHTIAYTGNHDTQTMQGWLDSADEEAVEAARSYLNLTEEEGYVNGLIRGVFASSSNLAIIPVQDLLGLDDSSRFNVPSTIGGNWEWRLTQDALKKEHRKELKNLNERYGRSL
- a CDS encoding glycogen/starch/alpha-glucan phosphorylase, which encodes MTSLQLKDRIEGKAYESHGQSFYELNEKEQFNVVGNAIMEYLVPEWIESKRKFGKKKQAYYLSAEFLMGRALSNNLVNLGIEGEVKQTLEEMGVDYNALEDAEDDAGLGNGGLGRLAACFLDSGATLDYPLSGYGILYQYGIFKQNFVNGFQVEEADPWLEHDNPWLIKNSNDAVIVEFSDNDKVEAVPYDMPIVGYGGDTINTLRLWKAEAIHKFDFQAFDEGKYIDSVKAQNEAETISRILYPNDSTNEGKKLRLKQQYFFTSASLQDLMDNFKAEGHKSFDDFSKLHSIQLNDTHPALAIPELIRLLEKEGVDFERAFDITQKSMAYTNHTLLAEALEVWDKGLFTSVLPNLYPYIEEINARLVRELKEWQVDKDEWHNFLIIQGNSIHMAFMSIYATRAVNGVAAIHTDLLKTDVLKSWHDMFPDRILNKTNGITQRRWLLQSNPQLSGMITDLLGSKEWVTSLEQLKGLEPMQDDEAVLERFIDIKREKKQELSEYIQFHEEVDIDPDSIFDIQIKRLHEYKRQLMMAFYIADLYNRIKADPDGEWTKRTFIFGAKAAPGYYIAKAIIKYINELAGKVNTDPDVNGIIKVVFVENYGVSYAERLFPAADVSEQISLAGKEASGTGNMKFMLNGAVTVGTMDGANVEIVEEAGKENNYIFGMEVDEVVAKRGNYDPIAAMKRTEGLEQVVESLVDGTFNDNNTGMFQDLYNSLTGEDQYFILEDFESYRQAQNQIASDFKDQKAFYRKGFINMANAGKFSSDRTLEEYATEIWHVSKQQ